The genomic stretch CAAATCGCCCGGGACTCCTGACGTCCGACCGGGCATACTGCCGCCCCCGAACGTCACGAAAAGGATCGCGTGTGTTGCCCCGCCCCAATGCCCTTTGGTTTTACTACCCCGTCTGCTGGCTCGCCCTGCTTGCCTTGATGGCGCACATCGCCTTTTATGACTGGAGCCTGCTCACGCCCGTCGACGTCACCGGCACCTTCATGGGCGGCCTGGGTGGCCAACTGTTCGCCACCGGCTGGCTGATCGCAACATCCGGGTTGCTGCTGACGGTGCTGCTGCGACTGCCCGGCTCGGCCGCCGCCTGCATCGGCGCCGGACTCCTGCCCCTGTCCATCGGCGCCTGGTGGCTGGCGAACTACCCTGAAGATTCCGACAACCTCATCTACAGCACCAGCCCGCAGGAAATCAAAATCGCCATGCTCATCGGCGTGGGATTCTTGCTGCTGGGCGCGTTCCAGCGCTCACGCCGGGCCCCATCACTTTCCCGCTTCAAAGTGATTGTCCGCAGCGGAGTAGCGATTGTGCTGTCGCTCCTCTTCATCAGCGTGCCGTTGATGATCGCCAAGCAACGCTCGCTGCCGTATTGCGCATTCGACAAGGACGGCCAGCAACTGACCGTGTGCCTGGGCGACGACGATGAACGGGTGATCGTGGACTGAGCGCTTCAGGGATAAGCCTGGCGCCAACCCTGCGCAAAACATCTGGAAAAATACTGCCGCTCCCGATGTCCAAGGCTTTGCTATGGTTCATGCGTCGAACGCGCTGCCGGGTGAACAATCACCGCCGCCCGCGTTTCAACTTCCGGGAGCACCACCATGAAAATCAACCCTTACCTGATCTTCAACGGCGACTGCCGCGCCGCCTTCACGTTTTACGAGCAATGCCTGCAAGGCAAGCTTGAAGCGATGATGTCCTTCGGCGAAACGCCTGCCGCCGAACACGTACCGAAAGAACATCACCACCTGATCATCCATACCTGCCTGAAAGTCGGCGACCAGATGCTCATGGCCTCGGACACCACCCCCGATCGCCCGACCCCGGGCATGAGCGGCTGCTCGGTGTCCCTGAACGTCGACAGCGTTGCCGAAGCGGAACGGGTCTTCAACGCACTGGCCAAGGACGGGCGCATCGACATGCCGC from Pseudomonas ekonensis encodes the following:
- a CDS encoding VOC family protein, which encodes MKINPYLIFNGDCRAAFTFYEQCLQGKLEAMMSFGETPAAEHVPKEHHHLIIHTCLKVGDQMLMASDTTPDRPTPGMSGCSVSLNVDSVAEAERVFNALAKDGRIDMPLEATFWAARFGMLADRFGVSWMVNCESDK